A genomic segment from Desulfobaccales bacterium encodes:
- a CDS encoding YCF48-related protein: MPEGKTVTRKLLITIVGLILFNSLAFASWNTLTKDTPSVTLNADFFIDKNTGFAVGAAGTVLKTANAGGSFTFLAQGAAAINDVIFPSATEGYLLAAGKLYKSTDTGATFADITPAALDGYNFLKGGYSGNNRVFAAYPGTGTTSSLYSSTDGGATFSTASVADFEIYGATLTSDSTWAWGKTVSTGSYIIIKNNTTVYPTGSITSASPIRKVFFLDKDNGYAVGDSGLFLITTNGGGSWSDKTSVAVSAIGAAKNLKSVYFVTSQIGWAVGDNGTIIYTKDGGGSFSYYNPGSSGLDTAINLRDINIIFLTGNVIHAYVVGDNGHVYKLGSPAITAVAPTSKMQGWVGTVEVTGTDFASGLALAASGEGVRFFASTAESTTKASGVAIIDPAAALSAREITVTNPDLTTATSTTGVFTITANPGAVSISQVWFDKGLPDEQLYQPLKIPLNIVAKPTISFDVFSSAADLSTGTLNVKVLLNQNGTYTKLYSIPGSAATTPATNEAKVSFLYPGSLDTGLATIELYAEDSAGNVSREVLQVNVPPSSGNVVQGKKLFDVFPVPYKVDLESEDLILHLKSKIPVTLDQGATVLIYTAAGGAPAFSKSYAGPITDGSKITIPKRSLPAALQRVCIALVQILDNNTKKIVASGKFALVDKRYGM; this comes from the coding sequence ATGCCTGAAGGAAAGACTGTGACAAGAAAATTATTAATTACTATTGTCGGATTAATCCTTTTCAATTCGTTGGCCTTCGCGAGCTGGAACACCCTCACCAAAGACACCCCCTCCGTAACCCTCAACGCTGATTTTTTTATCGATAAAAACACCGGTTTTGCCGTCGGCGCGGCGGGGACGGTGCTCAAGACGGCCAACGCGGGGGGCTCGTTCACTTTTCTGGCGCAAGGGGCCGCGGCGATCAATGACGTCATCTTCCCGAGCGCAACCGAAGGCTACCTGCTGGCCGCGGGCAAGCTCTACAAATCGACGGATACGGGCGCGACCTTTGCCGACATCACACCGGCCGCGCTGGACGGCTATAATTTTCTCAAAGGGGGCTACTCCGGCAATAACCGGGTGTTTGCCGCCTATCCCGGGACCGGCACGACCAGTTCTCTGTACAGTTCCACGGACGGGGGGGCGACCTTTTCGACCGCTTCAGTTGCCGACTTCGAGATCTACGGCGCGACTTTGACCAGCGACTCGACCTGGGCCTGGGGGAAGACGGTTTCAACCGGTTCATATATCATTATCAAAAATAACACGACCGTCTATCCGACCGGTTCTATTACGAGCGCTAGCCCGATCAGGAAAGTTTTCTTTCTTGACAAAGATAACGGTTACGCCGTCGGCGACAGCGGGCTGTTTTTGATCACCACGAACGGCGGCGGAAGCTGGTCGGACAAGACCAGCGTGGCGGTCAGCGCCATCGGCGCGGCCAAGAACTTGAAATCGGTTTATTTTGTTACTTCGCAAATCGGCTGGGCGGTGGGCGATAACGGAACGATCATCTATACAAAAGACGGCGGCGGCAGTTTTTCTTATTATAATCCAGGCAGTTCCGGCCTGGACACGGCGATCAATTTGCGCGACATCAATATCATCTTTTTGACCGGGAACGTGATCCACGCTTACGTCGTCGGCGACAATGGCCACGTCTACAAGCTTGGCTCGCCGGCAATCACCGCGGTTGCCCCGACTTCAAAGATGCAGGGCTGGGTCGGCACGGTTGAGGTGACGGGGACCGATTTTGCCAGCGGCCTCGCCTTGGCCGCTTCGGGCGAAGGCGTCCGGTTTTTTGCTTCCACCGCGGAATCAACGACCAAGGCGAGCGGCGTCGCGATCATTGATCCAGCCGCGGCTCTCAGCGCAAGAGAAATAACCGTGACCAATCCGGACCTGACCACCGCGACTTCAACCACGGGAGTTTTTACCATCACGGCCAATCCCGGCGCCGTCTCGATCAGCCAGGTCTGGTTTGACAAGGGACTGCCGGACGAACAGCTGTATCAACCGTTGAAAATACCGTTGAACATTGTGGCCAAGCCGACGATCAGTTTCGATGTCTTTTCTTCGGCGGCGGACCTAAGCACCGGGACCTTGAACGTGAAAGTCCTTTTGAACCAAAACGGAACATACACAAAGCTATACTCCATTCCCGGCAGTGCGGCCACGACCCCGGCGACCAACGAAGCCAAGGTGTCGTTTCTCTACCCTGGAAGTCTTGATACGGGACTGGCGACGATCGAGCTTTATGCCGAAGACAGCGCCGGCAATGTCAGCCGTGAGGTCCTCCAGGTCAATGTCCCGCCATCAAGCGGCAATGTAGTCCAAGGGAAAAAACTTTTTGATGTCTTCCCGGTACCTTACAAGGTCGACCTCGAGAGCGAAGACCTCATCCTCCACCTTAAGTCAAAGATCCCGGTCACGCTCGACCAGGGGGCGACAGTTCTGATCTATACCGCGGCCGGCGGCGCGCCGGCTTTCTCTAAGAGCTACGCCGGCCCGATCACCGACGGTTCCAAAATAACCATTCCCAAGCGTTCGCTCCCGGCGGCCCTGCAACGGGTTTGCATCGCGCTGGTCCAGATACTGGATAACAATACCAAGAAGATCGTCGCTTCCGGCAAGTTCGCTCTCGTCGACAAGAGGTATGGGATGTAA
- a CDS encoding DUF1565 domain-containing protein translates to MKTVKFTLIIIVFSIFCFLPAFAATYYVDAVNGNDGNSGLTTAEAWKRLTKATGSTAAGDTVYVKPGTYNAALLETFPITITNSFFVATPAYQATIEESGASTQAVKLVGNASLEGFMVKGDVGGDTAVVAGLIDTASVITIKDNIINGSNFTYGLQCVQANDTVNITSNLIYAASRGIFINNMLANSSVTKNTIRDCTTYGIFVNQSNLAASNNTVVRSGTGFYANTGVAEAGFIVNLKNNIFYNTGGAGTVGIQRVGDGGALYSSYECVSGNETAYGGTTVASKVGDILADPQFTDATGNNFNLQPPSPCIDTGDPVTAVDPDGSRADMGAYPYDHRPTVQVLTPNGGETLTGEVSSSITWAATQAGGVDHLALYYSLNSGATYPNAITSSVTNSGTYAWTVPNISTNEARVRAIVTASNGYTATDESNADFTIVTTTTTTTFPAPTISIPATTTTTTLPQKVTVTGTPATPQLAGAAINISILSNEEQPLTMYIYNENVEIVNIITINAVAGPNTFTWTPTKDTPAGIYRYQIRGKSTKISGKFLIAR, encoded by the coding sequence ATGAAAACGGTAAAATTTACCCTTATCATTATCGTCTTTTCTATTTTTTGTTTTTTACCGGCTTTCGCGGCCACCTATTACGTCGACGCGGTTAACGGCAACGACGGTAATAGCGGCTTAACTACGGCCGAGGCCTGGAAAAGACTGACCAAGGCGACGGGCTCAACCGCCGCCGGTGATACAGTTTACGTTAAGCCGGGCACCTACAACGCGGCGTTATTGGAAACATTTCCTATCACGATAACAAACAGTTTTTTTGTCGCCACCCCGGCTTATCAGGCCACGATCGAAGAAAGCGGCGCCTCGACGCAGGCGGTTAAGCTGGTCGGCAACGCGTCGCTGGAAGGGTTTATGGTCAAGGGAGACGTTGGCGGCGACACGGCGGTTGTGGCCGGTTTGATAGATACCGCCTCGGTCATAACGATCAAAGATAATATTATTAACGGATCAAATTTTACGTACGGCCTGCAGTGCGTGCAAGCAAACGATACGGTCAATATTACTTCGAACCTTATTTATGCCGCGAGCCGCGGAATTTTTATCAACAATATGTTGGCCAACAGCTCGGTCACCAAAAATACGATCAGGGATTGCACCACCTACGGTATTTTTGTCAACCAGAGTAATCTGGCCGCGTCAAATAATACGGTTGTAAGGAGCGGGACCGGCTTTTACGCAAATACCGGGGTGGCTGAGGCGGGCTTCATTGTTAACCTCAAAAACAATATTTTTTATAATACCGGCGGCGCAGGCACGGTCGGCATTCAGCGAGTCGGCGACGGCGGGGCGCTGTACTCTTCCTATGAATGTGTTTCCGGCAATGAAACCGCTTATGGCGGCACGACGGTTGCGAGCAAGGTCGGCGATATTCTTGCCGACCCGCAATTTACGGACGCCACGGGCAATAATTTTAACCTCCAACCGCCATCTCCCTGCATTGACACCGGTGACCCCGTTACAGCAGTTGATCCGGACGGCTCGCGCGCCGACATGGGGGCCTATCCATATGACCATCGGCCGACAGTTCAAGTCCTCACCCCCAACGGCGGTGAAACCTTGACCGGCGAAGTATCATCCAGCATCACCTGGGCCGCTACCCAGGCCGGCGGGGTCGATCATCTCGCGCTTTACTATTCGCTTAACAGCGGAGCAACTTATCCCAACGCCATCACTTCCAGCGTGACCAACAGCGGCACCTACGCCTGGACCGTGCCTAACATCAGCACTAACGAGGCCCGGGTACGAGCGATCGTGACCGCCAGCAATGGTTACACCGCGACAGATGAGTCAAATGCTGATTTTACGATCGTTACTACCACGACCACAACTACGTTTCCTGCGCCGACCATCTCGATCCCGGCGACAACAACTACGACAACTCTGCCTCAAAAAGTTACGGTAACCGGGACCCCGGCCACGCCTCAACTGGCGGGCGCCGCCATCAACATTTCAATTCTTTCCAATGAAGAACAGCCTCTCACCATGTATATTTACAATGAAAATGTGGAGATCGTTAATATAATCACGATCAACGCGGTCGCCGGCCCCAATACTTTTACCTGGACGCCGACCAAAGATACCCCGGCGGGGATTTACCGTTACCAGATCCGGGGGAAAAGCACTAAAATCAGCGGAAAATTCCTGATTGCCAGGTAA
- a CDS encoding S-layer homology domain-containing protein yields the protein MALKTIFYIVCLTIVGTLVSFGPARAFDPQTPAIGARPLGLGKAFAGLADDGSAIFLNPAGLARTGSLKLMSFYATPFPDWSDNVIVALGAALPDVFGRTLGAGYINDSTSGFILNSTEYSLTKQRFLLGFAENLDEKLALGINLNVMTIGASIQSPLLAGTVGSGLDLDAGLLYKMREGLTLGANLQNVLPSSLGGKFTYDSGASESLPANLKAGLSWKFRGGYNLLFDLDYSLEKIRPVLLHLGLEFLPNGLIALRGGLDQSPQTPDTRTDVYTHTTLGLGINLRGYTFDYTYYKHGNSSGDVTNYFSMGYVGPAPAKPQPTREAAPVPVVPPSELAPPRVEISHFKDVPANYPSKEAIELMAAAGLIQGFPDGTFRPEEKVTRQEFETILALARRVEAKNIKQPDKPITRVQILTILSRNGIGLPGFKKLPANEPVSRAELADMMYQTPFGQAAAKRLR from the coding sequence GTGGCATTGAAAACAATTTTTTACATAGTTTGCCTGACGATTGTCGGGACGTTGGTTTCTTTTGGCCCGGCCCGGGCTTTTGATCCCCAAACCCCCGCGATCGGGGCGAGACCGCTGGGACTGGGCAAGGCTTTTGCCGGGCTGGCCGATGACGGGTCCGCGATCTTCCTGAACCCGGCCGGCCTGGCCCGGACCGGTTCGCTGAAACTGATGAGTTTTTACGCGACCCCGTTTCCGGATTGGTCGGATAACGTCATCGTCGCGCTCGGCGCCGCCCTGCCCGATGTTTTTGGCCGGACCTTAGGAGCGGGGTACATCAACGATTCAACCTCGGGGTTTATCCTCAACAGCACTGAATACAGCCTGACGAAGCAGCGGTTCCTGCTTGGCTTCGCGGAAAATCTGGACGAGAAACTCGCGCTGGGAATAAATTTAAATGTCATGACCATAGGCGCTTCCATCCAGTCGCCTCTTTTGGCCGGCACCGTCGGCTCGGGGCTGGACCTGGATGCGGGACTGCTTTACAAAATGAGGGAAGGGCTGACGCTCGGGGCGAATCTGCAAAATGTTCTGCCGTCGAGCCTGGGCGGCAAATTCACTTATGATTCCGGCGCCAGCGAAAGTTTACCGGCCAATCTCAAGGCGGGCTTAAGCTGGAAGTTTCGCGGGGGCTACAATCTGCTTTTTGATCTTGATTATTCATTGGAAAAAATAAGGCCGGTACTTTTGCACCTCGGCCTGGAATTCCTGCCCAACGGCCTGATCGCCCTCCGCGGCGGACTTGACCAGAGCCCCCAAACCCCCGATACCCGGACCGACGTTTACACCCACACCACGCTCGGCCTCGGCATCAACCTGCGCGGCTACACTTTCGATTACACATATTATAAACACGGCAACTCGTCGGGGGATGTGACCAATTATTTTTCCATGGGCTACGTCGGGCCGGCGCCGGCCAAACCGCAGCCGACGCGTGAGGCGGCCCCCGTGCCTGTCGTGCCGCCGTCAGAGCTTGCTCCGCCGCGGGTCGAAATAAGCCATTTCAAAGACGTGCCAGCCAATTACCCGTCAAAAGAAGCGATCGAGCTGATGGCGGCGGCCGGCCTCATCCAGGGCTTTCCCGACGGCACTTTCCGGCCGGAAGAAAAAGTCACGCGGCAGGAGTTTGAAACGATCCTGGCCCTGGCCCGCCGCGTCGAAGCGAAGAACATAAAACAGCCGGACAAACCGATCACCAGGGTGCAGATCTTGACCATTTTGAGCCGCAACGGGATCGGTCTGCCGGGCTTCAAAAAATTGCCGGCGAACGAACCGGTCAGCCGGGCCGAGCTGGCGGATATGATGTATCAAACGCCCTTCGGCCAGGCGGCGGCGAAAAGACTGCGTTGA